A segment of the Nilaparvata lugens isolate BPH chromosome X, ASM1435652v1, whole genome shotgun sequence genome:
TTCTACTCACAGCTCATTCATTATTGAGTTGCAAACGCGTTTCGATCTCTGGTGCTCATCTTCAGTGCTTTGAGCTACAAGTTGTGCTACAAGCATTGAAGATGAGCACCAGAGTTTGAAACGCGTCTGCAACTCAAAAGTAAGTAAACTGTAATGCAAGTAGGAAagagaattatttattattattacaatattattcgagTTATTTAATACAgtttaaaaaagtataaataatagCAACTATCATAGAGTATGTATTAATTTCAACTTTGGTCACCAATAGATATTGCTTAAAAATAAGAGACATgaaataaatgtgaaattttcaactctaacAAAATTACCTCATAATTTGAATTGGATGAGTGGTTTTTGAGTAATTAAGTATTCAATGACAGTGAGTGGGCCTATTtcagaaatattaaaaaaatctatACGCTATTATATCGGAAACCAAGGTCAATATAAGAAaactttcataattttattaataattaatccatgtaataatttttgttgGAGATATAATGTAAAGTCCAAGGTTGACGGCTCTTACAAATTGTGTCACATTACAACCAAGTGTTATGGGacactgtatgttcataatctTCCACCACCTACTCACTGTGCGGCACATCAAGCTATTAATATAAGAGATAGTAAGGATGAGTGtttgaaatacatttttctactACTTACTACTTATACTATTACTTTATTACTTTATATACTTTATTACTACTTACTACTACAGACTACTTACTAGGAGGTTTTGGTTTTGCTTAGATTCCAGCCACACTTCGAGATTCTCtacttcctccttctcattacaGGGGAGAGGAGGAATTGAGGTTGTTGTCAATGTTTCGGTAGAAGGTTGTTGCTTGTTTAGTCCAGCTATTTGAGGAAgaatattttccaaatattctttcaatttgacaatttccaattccaatttCGCAATGCGATTTGCAACCACATTCAATCCTGGAAAAGAGCATTTTGTTTAATAATCttcctttttttaataattatcaaatatttacaaTCTCTATGGTAAGCCGTTCACTAGATTATGGCGTAACAACAAATGGAACTGGTATCATGTAATCAATTCCACttcatcatttatttatgatgaaattcCAATGTGCATTATAATGAGAGAATAACAgagtagaattgaaaataaaattaaaattgctcaatatttatgagaaatattaatttaatattagtaacctattgaaattgatatagaaattagttaatattaataaaaaaagctTAAGAGTACATTCAAAAATTGCGGTTGATGTCctgaataaaacatttttgtttaatagttatttgattttttcatgTTGACTAAATGCTATTGGTGTGAgtcatattatgataatatatttcttacatCAATACTGGAGTAGTCACTTTACTTCTTAGGCCTATACTATACTGATCCATTTTTTTGCTGACTGGTGACCATATGATCTATACTACTATGTAGCCTATACAGTATGTGTATTGGTTGACTAAATCGCCCTGTATAGTATAGCCCAAACTGTAATATAGACTAGAATTAATTTTGATATAAACAGTGCAACTTACCAGACTGAGTCACAGTTGTTCTCTCAATAGAGGAATTTGCAGGACTCGATATTACTGAGGACAATGGTGTTGCAAATAATTGTGGAAAGGTAGAGTCTCTCTGAGACTGGCTCATTGGCGGAGATGGAGCACGAGCAGGATAGCAATATTGGTCTTTCGAGAAAAGAGTTTTCTTGACATTTTGTGAGCATTCATCTCCAGATGAATCACTGCTGGAAAAAATATCTTTTTTGTGATTTTCCGTTTCTTCTTCCATCTAATACCAATACATCATCACCTTCTGTTTGTAAGTCAGATTCTTTTTCGGCCAATCTTTCCTTCTCTCGTGCCTTCAATAGTTCATCtgtaataacaataaattatagataTTAATACTATCAAGGCTGATGCACTGTCTAAAATACTGCAACAGAATACAGAACTATGTTGCTTGGTTCTTTTATGCTTATTACCCTATACTGGATTTTAGAACGCATTATGGAAGATTGGCTTTTGGTTCCTTAATGCAAAATACCCTATCCTAGATAGAAATTTATGATTTATACattactatatatataatatataggctACTTTAGTGTTGAAATTGACCTTGTCCGAAAACACTCTACACACATGATTAGTAAAAAGATCATACTAATTCCCCATAAAAATAGACTGTAGtgtcaaaaattattaatatatttggaaatttaaatgCGCTATTCGTAATTCGTCATGGAAGATAAACTGAAtatttccataataaattctTTACGAATGTATCTTGTTCCTCAAATACCACGGatacttggaaaatttgaaattttactctgGAAAACCGGGAGTTActcttaatttttttgttttaaaatagGTGGCCACTCTGTATTCAGGAAATCTTTGTTCAAATGTATTTGCATGAAAAATACTACTAACCACTAGTATAAAGGCATCGCCTCACGGGAAACAGGGTCCATTTACTTTCATCAGGTGCAACACCGTCTATTAGTGCCTTGTTGAACTGCATTGACATTTTAAAGGGCGGCCAAAAAACTTCTTTTTTGGCTGGTGTTAACCATTCGCGTCTCACAACAGCTGTTTTATTCTCTTCCGAACCTCCAAATTCAATAACCGCAAACATTCTGTCcagaacaataaaaaaatattctacttAACTTAAGACTCATAACACCAATCAGACATTAACTTAATGCTTCAAGTGCCTTGAAGCATTAATACCAgtatacttttcaatattataactaATTCATGAAATGTTTGATAAATAAGTGAGTATCGCAAGAATAAACATTTGATCTCTTGTGCGAGAATGTCTCTGGAAAGAATAATGGAAAAGTCTCAAGTTTTAGTTAGGTTAGGCTATGTCAGTTTAAGCcatgtttacaccaaagttaataaaacaaaataatgttaataacttttgtgattaacttattattatattatataaacctATATATTACATAACTTATTATATAAAAGTTATTGACAA
Coding sequences within it:
- the LOC120354481 gene encoding uncharacterized protein LOC120354481, producing MEEETENHKKDIFSSSDSSGDECSQNVKKTLFSKDQYCYPARAPSPPMSQSQRDSTFPQLFATPLSSVISSPANSSIERTTVTQSGLNVVANRIAKLELEIVKLKEYLENILPQIAGLNKQQPSTETLTTTSIPPLPCNEKEEVENLEVWLESKQNQNLLVQYLGRVGGKTVDYVVRKTLAQLFSNKLAQSYNWTGKNGKNALLQLKIKDIIFRVVRNNKQTESGSEFDIIEKAKSWFRFAKDRDGGREERRKSKAN